The genomic region ACGGGTATCAGAACAGTTTCCTGACCCAGCTCGTGATCGAGTTCCAGGACGGCAGCAAGCAGACTTTCGTGACCGACGACACCTGGCGCATGAACAATGGCCCCCTGCTGGAGGCGGATTTCCAGATGGGAGAGGTCTATGATGCCCGCCTGGAGCTGAGCGGCTGGGACAGCCCGGCTTACGATGACGCGGCCTGGAAGCCGGTGGATGTGTTCGAGGCCCCGGGCGTGCCGCTGGTGGCCCTGGATGTCCAGCCCGTGCGCGTGACCCAGGAGATTCAGCCCAAGGCCATATTCCAGCCCAAGCCGGGCGTGTACGTGTTCGACATGGGGACCAATTTCGCCGGCGTGGTCCGGCTCAAGGTGAACGGCCAGGCCGGGGACAAGGTGGTCCTGCGCTACGCCGAGCGGCTCAACCCCGACAGCACGGTCTACACCGAGAACCTGCGCAGGGCGCGCGCCACCGACACCTATATCCTCAAAGGCGGTGGCGAGGAAATCTGGGAGCCGCGTTTCACTTTCCACGGCTTCCAGTATGTGGAGCTGACCGGCTACCCCGGCCAGCCCTCCATGGACGCTGTGACCGGCCTCGTCATCAACTCCGACACCCCGGTGGCAGGCAGCTTCGAGTGCTCCTCGCCCATGATCAACCAGTTGATGGCGAACATCGTTCGCAGCCAGCGGGCCAATTTCATCAGCGTGCCCACCGACTGCCCGCAGCGCGATGAGCGCCTGGGCTGGATGGGAGATGCCCAGATCTTCATCCGCACCGCCACGACCAACATGGACGTGGCCGCGTTCTTCACCAAGTGGATGCAGGACGTCGAGGACGCGCAGGCCCCGGACGGCTGCTACTCCGAGATCAGCCCGCGCTACGGACGCATGCAGGGCCACGGCGGCGCGGCCGGCTGGAGTGACGCCGGGATCGTGGTGCCCTGGACAGTGCACCTGGTGTACGGCGACAACCGGATCATCGAGCGCCACTGGGACTCGATGGTGCGCTGGATGGACTACGTGCTGCGGGACAACCCCGATTTCGTGCGCCGCAACGGCCGCGGCAGCGACTACGGCGACTGGCTCTGGATCGGGGACGACACGCCCAAGGAAATCCTCGCCACGGCCTACTGGGCCTATGACGCCCACCTGATGTCGAAGATGGCCGAGGCGGTGGGTCGCGAGGAAGAGGCCAAGAAATACGAGGAGCTGTTCGAGAGCGTGCGCGCCGCGTTCCAGAAAGAGTATGTCAGCGCGGACGGCCACGTGGCGGGCGAGACCCAGACCGGCTACCTTCTGGCCCTCTATTTCGACCTTCTGCCCGACTCGCTGCGCCCCAAGGCCGCCGCGTTGCTGGTGGAGAACATCAAGGCCAAGGACTGGCACCTGTCCAGCGGATTTTTAGGCGTGCGCCAGATCAACCCCGTGCTGACCATGTTGGGTTATCCGGATGTGGCCTGGCGTCTGCTGGAGACCGAGACTTTCCCCTCCTGGTTCTACCCGATAGTCAACGGCGCCACCTCGATCTGGGAGCGCTGGGACGGCTGGACCAAGGAGAAGGGTTTCCAGGACGTGGGGATGAATTCGTTCAACCACTACTCGCTGGGCTCGGTGGGCGAGTGGCTCTACGCCAGCGTGGCCGGG from bacterium harbors:
- a CDS encoding glycoside hydrolase family 78 protein: MAKSITLLSLLVLALTLACSGQKQSAMRVSGLTCEYLSAPLGLGEPQPRLGWVLDSPRRGEVQSAYRVLVASSPDLLAKDQGDLWDSGKLLGNRTCQVAYGGSPLASGQQCFWKVCAWDRDGAQTPFSESSSWSMGLLDQSDWSGKWIGQVSEPPDTSAEKRTPGPKPVWLRAEFNVEKPVKRAVVYATARGVFDLHLNGSRVSDDMFAPEWTDFNKRIQYRTWDVTARVVQGANALGAVLADGWYSGFLAWQPWRGSYGYQNSFLTQLVIEFQDGSKQTFVTDDTWRMNNGPLLEADFQMGEVYDARLELSGWDSPAYDDAAWKPVDVFEAPGVPLVALDVQPVRVTQEIQPKAIFQPKPGVYVFDMGTNFAGVVRLKVNGQAGDKVVLRYAERLNPDSTVYTENLRRARATDTYILKGGGEEIWEPRFTFHGFQYVELTGYPGQPSMDAVTGLVINSDTPVAGSFECSSPMINQLMANIVRSQRANFISVPTDCPQRDERLGWMGDAQIFIRTATTNMDVAAFFTKWMQDVEDAQAPDGCYSEISPRYGRMQGHGGAAGWSDAGIVVPWTVHLVYGDNRIIERHWDSMVRWMDYVLRDNPDFVRRNGRGSDYGDWLWIGDDTPKEILATAYWAYDAHLMSKMAEAVGREEEAKKYEELFESVRAAFQKEYVSADGHVAGETQTGYLLALYFDLLPDSLRPKAAALLVENIKAKDWHLSSGFLGVRQINPVLTMLGYPDVAWRLLETETFPSWFYPIVNGATSIWERWDGWTKEKGFQDVGMNSFNHYSLGSVGEWLYASVAGIDLDPSEPGFGRLLLRPRPGGSVTWVKAEYKSIHGPVVSDWKVEGDTLSLEVSLPANTSGRLYLPCPEGAAVTESGKDAAASEGVKALPREGDCAVFDLAAGSYSFKCPALKK